From the Candidatus Tanganyikabacteria bacterium genome, one window contains:
- a CDS encoding redoxin domain-containing protein, whose translation MAVLVFGAPAALAAPEAGPRAGDPAPAFELEDQHSVRHESRKLKGKVVFLLFGPQALREDIWGWAGGLAGCYGKRQDASVFVVSGAAGLPPMVPRGFFKDSVKHKRYPVSLLFDWERRTAKAYGVGAESSELFVVGPDGAIVLRVPITGYAGGDLAALEKFLQPRLGACGQGGR comes from the coding sequence ATGGCCGTGCTGGTGTTCGGTGCGCCGGCGGCCTTGGCCGCCCCGGAAGCGGGGCCCAGGGCCGGCGATCCCGCCCCCGCCTTCGAACTCGAGGACCAGCACTCGGTGCGGCACGAGTCGCGAAAGCTCAAGGGCAAAGTCGTCTTCCTGCTCTTCGGCCCGCAGGCGCTGCGCGAGGACATCTGGGGCTGGGCCGGGGGGCTGGCCGGGTGCTATGGCAAGCGGCAGGACGCAAGCGTGTTCGTGGTGTCGGGCGCCGCCGGCCTACCCCCCATGGTGCCGCGCGGGTTCTTCAAGGACTCCGTCAAGCACAAGCGCTATCCGGTTTCCTTGCTCTTCGACTGGGAGCGGCGCACCGCGAAGGCATATGGCGTGGGTGCCGAGAGTTCGGAACTCTTCGTCGTGGGGCCAGACGGGGCAATAGTCCTGCGCGTCCCCATCACCGGCTACGCCGGCGGCGACCTGGCAGCCCTCGAGAAGTTCCTCCAGCCTCGCCTGGGGGCCTGCGGGCAGGGCGGTCGCTGA
- a CDS encoding GNAT family N-acetyltransferase, translating into MKLETPRLIIEPAAGAPPDQLLPVFNSNPEYIANEEQVPGKTSYTLDDAGRYLAEEIDREDSRCLVLRERTGSRIVGTACLLVPNPSDGLPWLGLLLVHGESQGHGIGAEALQAIEHALAGEGWERLRIGVLLANGRARRFWGREGFHVVKKTTDTEGRPCWVMEKPLAAPGPR; encoded by the coding sequence ATGAAGCTGGAGACCCCCCGGCTGATCATCGAGCCTGCTGCCGGGGCGCCACCCGACCAGTTGCTGCCGGTGTTCAACAGCAACCCCGAGTACATCGCCAACGAGGAGCAGGTCCCGGGGAAGACCAGCTACACCCTCGACGATGCCGGGCGATACCTGGCGGAGGAGATCGATCGGGAGGATTCGAGGTGCCTGGTGCTTCGCGAGCGCACCGGCTCGCGGATCGTCGGCACCGCATGCCTCCTGGTGCCCAACCCGTCCGATGGGCTGCCGTGGCTCGGACTGCTGCTCGTGCATGGTGAATCGCAGGGGCATGGAATCGGCGCGGAAGCCCTGCAGGCGATCGAGCATGCGCTGGCCGGCGAAGGGTGGGAGCGGTTGCGCATCGGAGTGCTGCTCGCGAACGGGCGCGCCAGGCGATTCTGGGGCCGCGAGGGCTTCCATGTGGTCAAGAAGACGACCGACACGGAAGGCCGGCCCTGCTGGGTCATGGAGAAGCCCCTCGCTGCGCCGGGGCCCCGGTAG
- a CDS encoding alpha/beta hydrolase has protein sequence MPRGSDALYPAPGAPLAVAPLEAKIELERRDLVVDGIRVAVFEGGTGEPCLLLHGYPESHRCWRRVVPELSKSRRVFAPDWFGWGASERSLAVNLDYDSEVERIGKLLDELGLGRVDLVGHDYGGFLSLGFAIRHPERVRRLAVLNSRAQRTFSGISYFQFGTLSFLAGSPLFGWLFDLLPHHAIHASKMRRYVANGAFSTDELDGYIGWLKEREGKRWFHHYWSFYRVDPRPELAVGAGRLAMPTALIWGDRDPYLPFEIAEELAASIPGARLTRIAGGDHYIVEERPAEVVVALQELLGRPAP, from the coding sequence GGAGGCAAAGATCGAACTCGAGCGCCGTGATCTTGTGGTCGATGGCATCCGCGTGGCGGTCTTCGAGGGAGGCACGGGTGAACCTTGCCTCTTGCTGCACGGCTATCCGGAAAGTCACCGCTGCTGGAGGCGGGTGGTTCCGGAGCTCTCGAAGTCCCGGCGGGTATTCGCTCCCGACTGGTTCGGCTGGGGGGCATCCGAGCGGTCCTTGGCCGTGAACCTGGACTACGACTCGGAAGTCGAGCGGATCGGGAAGCTTCTCGACGAACTCGGCCTGGGCCGCGTCGACCTGGTCGGCCACGACTACGGCGGGTTCCTGTCGCTCGGCTTCGCAATCCGGCACCCGGAGCGCGTCCGCCGTCTGGCCGTGCTCAACAGCCGTGCCCAGCGCACGTTCAGCGGGATCTCGTACTTCCAGTTCGGCACTCTGTCGTTCCTGGCAGGATCCCCGCTCTTCGGGTGGCTTTTCGATCTGCTACCGCACCACGCGATCCATGCGAGTAAAATGCGGCGCTACGTGGCCAACGGGGCCTTCTCGACCGATGAACTTGACGGCTACATCGGCTGGCTCAAGGAGCGGGAGGGCAAGCGGTGGTTCCACCATTACTGGAGTTTCTACCGGGTCGACCCGCGTCCGGAGCTGGCGGTCGGGGCCGGGAGGCTAGCCATGCCCACCGCGCTGATCTGGGGCGATCGCGACCCCTACCTGCCGTTCGAGATCGCCGAGGAACTTGCCGCGAGCATCCCAGGTGCGCGCCTCACCAGGATCGCCGGGGGTGACCACTACATCGTCGAGGAGCGGCCGGCCGAAGTCGTCGTGGCGCTCCAGGAGTTGCTAGGCCGTCCGGCGCCCTGA
- a CDS encoding ATP-binding protein: MAVLARYLQEAIRGDALASGKMAFISGPRQVGKTTLGRALLLDPGNHFSWDDPRFRSAWSRSPLDAVASRGEGPILLDELHKDRQWKGRLKGLYDLRGDQVGIVVTGSARLDTYRRGGESLLGRYLPSRLHPFSVAERPAPPTPDEILEAREPSFPWEDIIRLGGFPEPLLAGSATKAQRWSRLRQERLVREDIRDIRNIGDLQAVRTLAELLPERACGLLSVNSLREDVGVAYATVRAWLAAFEALYLVFLVRPYSARVARALRLEPKLYLYDSLQLPAGRLAARQENLVALHLLKACHYWTDLAHGEFDLRYVRDKEKREVDFLVLRDRAPWMMVECKSDEMAPCPNLVRFGSALEVPVRIQLVTRPGCDKFFPESGVRVMHYERFLAGLV, translated from the coding sequence ATGGCGGTGCTCGCGCGTTATCTCCAGGAGGCCATTCGCGGGGATGCGCTGGCTAGCGGAAAGATGGCGTTCATCAGCGGACCGCGCCAGGTGGGCAAGACAACCCTGGGTCGCGCCCTGCTGCTTGATCCCGGCAACCATTTCTCCTGGGACGATCCGCGCTTTCGCTCGGCCTGGAGCCGCTCGCCGCTGGATGCCGTCGCCAGCAGGGGCGAAGGTCCGATACTCCTGGACGAGCTGCACAAGGACCGGCAATGGAAGGGGCGCCTCAAGGGACTCTACGATCTACGGGGTGACCAGGTGGGGATCGTGGTGACGGGGAGCGCGAGGCTCGACACCTACCGGCGCGGCGGGGAAAGCCTGCTCGGGCGCTACCTGCCTTCCCGCCTCCACCCGTTCTCGGTCGCCGAGCGCCCGGCCCCGCCGACACCCGACGAGATCCTGGAGGCGCGGGAGCCGTCCTTCCCATGGGAAGACATCATCCGGCTTGGCGGCTTTCCCGAACCGCTGCTCGCCGGGTCGGCGACCAAGGCGCAGCGCTGGAGCCGCTTGCGGCAGGAGCGCCTGGTCCGCGAGGATATCCGGGACATCCGCAACATCGGCGATCTGCAGGCGGTTCGGACGCTCGCGGAACTGCTGCCCGAGCGGGCCTGCGGCCTGCTGTCCGTGAATTCGCTGCGCGAGGACGTCGGGGTGGCGTACGCGACGGTGCGGGCCTGGCTGGCCGCGTTCGAGGCCCTCTACCTGGTCTTCCTGGTGCGGCCCTACTCGGCCCGGGTAGCGAGGGCGCTCCGGCTGGAGCCCAAGCTGTACCTCTACGACTCCCTGCAGTTGCCCGCGGGCCGCCTCGCAGCCAGGCAGGAAAACCTGGTGGCCTTGCACCTGCTCAAGGCCTGCCACTACTGGACCGACCTGGCTCACGGCGAATTCGATCTCCGGTACGTGCGCGACAAGGAGAAGCGAGAGGTGGACTTCCTCGTGCTGCGGGACCGCGCGCCCTGGATGATGGTCGAGTGCAAGTCCGACGAGATGGCGCCATGCCCGAACCTCGTGCGCTTTGGCTCCGCCCTCGAGGTTCCCGTCCGGATCCAGCTCGTCACGCGGCCCGGCTGCGACAAGTTCTTCCCCGAGTCTGGCGTGCGGGTGATGCACTACGAGCGCTTCCTGGCGGGGCTCGTCTGA
- a CDS encoding DEAD/DEAH box helicase produces the protein MQNLIDELTLDFVQTWLPERSLEWAREDVVRGRVSKPAVKARRIDAFVADARRGRVKVSLYLAGGKVRSACDCLSRSLAPCRHAAAVALLLTGAERFESWQIATDPGAADGDLTVAERERRRLRGESDLFEVAGPAGGVYGRYSVGSPSARSYEVVLRALDRPHNGCTCPDFETNLLGTCKHVEAALHHARRRDRRAFDLARDAGPPASYLFVAAGEQAGVGLRLVGQVDAPARAALGRLFHADGLLAGDLAEVWPDVEAAACAHEVEVPAEVWRLAARVRSLADRRRRQAETEREVLAAGAAQPGFRATLYPYQVEGVAFLASRKRALLADDMGLGKTAQAIAAMARLMRKDGVRRTLVVCPASLKHQWEREIHRFTALTARQVTVVGGPREVRRQQYADARDVLIVGYELARTDFREIEAYGPDLLILDEAQRIKNWRTITASQIKRIAARYAFVLTGTPLENRLDDLYSLMQAVDQHVLGPLWKFNADFSHLDERGRPIGYKHLDRLRERLAPVMLRRRKEDVLTQLPPQIVNRLLVPMTIEQQAIHADAEHQVSILLAILKRRPLNPREEQRLMRAFQRMRMACDSAGLVDKETQGAPKLTELESLLDEICIQGGRKVVVFSEWERMQAMAAQMCDRLGIVHVCLNGGVPAANRGALIDRFREDPRCKVFLSTDAGGVGLNLQAASYLINLDLPWNPAVLGQRIARIHRIGQTEPVNVVLLVSEDSFEERMEQTLSAKRSLFEAVVGDDTATTEVARASMASKIATLLSEAFAAATGPAAPAEELALACAPGTGEIESLLVEPAIGPVPGLTSAVPAPGGPGPALPALADRDAGRADALAEPQVARLVGLVGRQLIRVLRLRDGQLACITAGEPPAPLADGAMVLSAAAAQALACLGAASPLAGAAIVHEASGDAIDPLLEARRGRLAAGERKLAAAAQLVAGGMAGEALPLLRDALALAFRALDERGDPGESPAALMAAVYGHLLPTGAIVSADVDALARAGEWARIFADSDVAVPPAMLDQVTREATDALSRARERLGAVAARAG, from the coding sequence ATGCAGAACTTGATCGACGAGCTGACGCTGGATTTCGTCCAGACCTGGCTGCCCGAGCGCTCGCTCGAGTGGGCGCGGGAGGACGTCGTCCGGGGCCGGGTCTCGAAGCCCGCTGTCAAGGCTCGCCGCATCGACGCCTTCGTCGCCGACGCGCGCCGAGGTCGCGTCAAGGTGTCGCTCTACCTTGCAGGCGGCAAGGTCCGCTCGGCTTGCGATTGCCTCAGTCGCAGCCTGGCGCCGTGCCGGCATGCGGCGGCGGTCGCCCTGCTGCTGACCGGCGCCGAGCGCTTCGAGAGCTGGCAGATCGCGACCGATCCTGGCGCGGCCGACGGCGATCTCACGGTCGCCGAGCGCGAGCGGCGGCGGTTGCGCGGTGAATCGGATCTCTTCGAGGTCGCCGGCCCGGCCGGCGGAGTGTACGGGCGCTACAGCGTCGGGTCGCCTTCCGCGCGCAGCTACGAAGTCGTGCTTCGTGCTCTCGATCGGCCGCACAACGGCTGCACCTGCCCGGATTTCGAGACCAACCTGCTGGGTACCTGCAAGCACGTCGAGGCCGCCCTGCACCATGCCCGGCGGCGAGATCGGCGGGCGTTCGACCTGGCGCGGGACGCCGGTCCGCCCGCCTCGTACCTGTTCGTCGCCGCCGGCGAGCAGGCTGGCGTCGGCCTGCGGCTGGTCGGACAGGTCGACGCCCCGGCCAGGGCGGCGCTAGGGCGGCTGTTCCACGCGGACGGCCTACTGGCCGGCGATCTGGCCGAGGTCTGGCCCGACGTCGAAGCGGCCGCTTGCGCGCATGAAGTCGAGGTCCCGGCCGAAGTGTGGCGGCTGGCGGCGCGCGTCCGGAGTCTGGCCGATCGCCGGCGCCGGCAGGCGGAGACCGAGCGCGAGGTGCTGGCCGCGGGGGCGGCGCAGCCGGGGTTCCGCGCCACGCTCTACCCGTATCAGGTCGAGGGCGTGGCGTTTCTGGCCAGCCGCAAGCGGGCGCTGCTGGCCGACGACATGGGCCTGGGGAAGACCGCGCAGGCGATCGCCGCGATGGCCCGGCTCATGCGCAAGGATGGCGTGCGGCGCACTCTGGTGGTCTGCCCCGCCTCGCTCAAGCACCAGTGGGAGCGGGAGATCCACCGGTTCACGGCGCTGACGGCACGCCAGGTGACCGTGGTGGGCGGGCCGCGAGAGGTACGCCGGCAGCAGTATGCCGATGCCCGGGACGTCCTCATCGTCGGCTACGAGCTCGCAAGGACGGATTTCCGGGAAATCGAAGCCTACGGACCGGATCTGCTCATCCTCGACGAGGCCCAGCGGATCAAGAACTGGCGCACGATCACGGCGTCGCAGATCAAGCGCATCGCGGCCCGGTACGCGTTCGTGCTCACCGGGACGCCGCTCGAGAACCGCCTCGACGATCTCTACAGCCTGATGCAGGCGGTCGATCAGCACGTGCTCGGGCCGCTGTGGAAGTTCAACGCGGACTTCTCGCACCTCGACGAGCGCGGGCGGCCGATTGGCTACAAGCACCTCGACAGGCTCCGGGAGCGCCTGGCGCCGGTCATGCTGCGGCGCCGCAAAGAGGATGTGCTCACCCAGTTGCCGCCGCAAATAGTCAATCGCCTGCTCGTGCCGATGACGATCGAACAACAGGCGATCCACGCCGACGCCGAGCACCAGGTGAGCATCTTGCTCGCCATCCTCAAGCGCCGCCCGCTCAATCCCAGGGAGGAGCAGCGCCTGATGCGGGCCTTCCAGCGCATGCGCATGGCCTGCGACTCGGCAGGCCTGGTGGACAAGGAGACCCAGGGCGCACCCAAGCTCACCGAACTCGAGAGCCTCCTCGACGAAATCTGCATCCAGGGCGGCCGCAAGGTGGTGGTCTTTTCCGAGTGGGAGCGCATGCAGGCGATGGCCGCCCAGATGTGCGATCGCCTGGGGATCGTCCATGTCTGCCTGAACGGCGGCGTGCCGGCGGCCAATCGCGGGGCGCTGATCGACCGCTTCCGGGAGGATCCCCGCTGCAAGGTCTTCCTGTCCACCGACGCAGGTGGCGTGGGCCTCAACCTCCAGGCCGCGAGCTACCTGATCAACCTCGACCTGCCATGGAACCCGGCCGTCCTGGGCCAGCGCATCGCTCGCATCCATCGGATCGGTCAGACCGAGCCGGTCAACGTCGTGCTGCTGGTGAGCGAGGATAGCTTCGAGGAGCGGATGGAGCAGACGCTCTCGGCCAAGCGATCCCTCTTCGAGGCGGTCGTCGGCGACGATACCGCCACGACCGAGGTGGCACGCGCGTCGATGGCCTCCAAGATCGCCACCCTGCTTTCGGAGGCCTTCGCCGCCGCGACCGGACCCGCGGCTCCGGCCGAGGAGCTCGCGCTGGCCTGCGCGCCGGGGACCGGGGAGATCGAGTCCCTGTTGGTCGAGCCCGCGATCGGGCCCGTGCCCGGTCTTACTTCGGCGGTACCGGCTCCGGGCGGCCCCGGGCCCGCCCTGCCGGCGCTTGCCGACCGGGACGCGGGCCGCGCCGACGCGCTCGCCGAACCACAAGTCGCCCGGCTGGTAGGCCTGGTGGGCAGGCAGCTCATCCGGGTGCTGCGATTGCGCGACGGGCAGCTCGCCTGCATCACGGCGGGCGAGCCGCCCGCACCGCTCGCGGATGGCGCCATGGTGCTGTCGGCGGCCGCCGCGCAGGCACTGGCCTGCCTTGGCGCGGCCTCGCCGCTTGCCGGGGCGGCGATCGTCCATGAAGCTTCCGGCGATGCCATTGATCCGCTGCTGGAGGCCCGCAGGGGACGCCTGGCGGCCGGGGAGCGGAAGCTGGCCGCGGCGGCGCAACTCGTCGCCGGCGGTATGGCCGGCGAGGCCTTGCCGCTGCTGCGCGACGCGCTGGCCCTGGCCTTCCGGGCGCTCGACGAGCGCGGCGATCCGGGTGAGTCACCGGCGGCCCTGATGGCGGCCGTGTATGGCCACTTGCTGCCTACCGGGGCGATCGTGTCGGCCGACGTGGACGCCCTGGCGCGCGCCGGCGAGTGGGCGCGGATCTTTGCCGACTCCGACGTGGCAGTCCCCCCGGCCATGCTCGATCAGGTCACCCGCGAGGCCACCGACGCGCTGTCCCGGGCGCGGGAGCGCCTGGGGGCGGTGGCCGCTCGCGCCGGGTGA
- a CDS encoding aldehyde dehydrogenase family protein has product MQTGSYVNGQWFHPKSDRLVRNLNPADTDDVIAEFPSGSGDDANRAIEAAQAAFAEWKRVPGPERGRVLWRAADIARRRADEIARTLTREQGKILKEAKGEVMKGISLLEFYAGEGFRMHGKTMPSEVRDTFTYTIRRPMGVVGLISPWNFPWAIPVWKTAPALVSGNCVVFKPAELTPATATLLCEIYAEAGLPAGVFNMVVGPGSKVGNAIVDSPLVRAVSFTGSNDVGNALYTQASKRGAKVTCEMGGKNAVIVLADADLDKAATAIHAGAFGSTGQRCTATSRVIAHPSIKDELLERLADKARKIKVGPGLDESTDMGPAVDEKQFKTDLDYIAIAKEEGARLVVGGGTPNGGNGKGFFVEATIFDNVAPTMRIFREEVFGPVLAVSTADGLDEAIRMGNAVEFGLTTSIFTRDLDAVMRFVEEVETGMVHVNEPTIGGEAQLPFGGTKATGVGEREMAEEGLNFFTELKTVFVNYSGQADRVMIR; this is encoded by the coding sequence ATGCAGACCGGTTCGTACGTCAACGGCCAGTGGTTCCACCCCAAGTCCGACCGCCTGGTCCGTAACCTCAACCCCGCCGATACCGACGACGTCATCGCCGAGTTCCCGAGCGGCTCGGGCGACGACGCCAACCGCGCTATCGAGGCCGCGCAGGCCGCGTTCGCCGAGTGGAAGCGGGTGCCCGGTCCGGAGCGGGGGCGCGTGCTGTGGCGCGCCGCCGACATCGCCCGCCGCCGGGCCGACGAGATAGCCCGCACCCTCACCCGGGAGCAGGGCAAGATCCTCAAGGAGGCCAAGGGCGAGGTGATGAAGGGGATCTCGCTCCTCGAGTTCTATGCGGGCGAGGGCTTCCGCATGCACGGCAAGACGATGCCGTCCGAGGTGCGCGACACGTTCACCTACACCATCCGCCGGCCGATGGGCGTTGTGGGGCTCATCTCGCCCTGGAACTTCCCGTGGGCGATCCCGGTGTGGAAGACCGCCCCGGCCCTGGTCTCGGGCAACTGCGTCGTGTTCAAGCCGGCCGAACTCACGCCGGCCACCGCGACGCTCCTGTGCGAGATCTACGCCGAGGCCGGCCTGCCCGCGGGCGTCTTCAACATGGTGGTCGGCCCCGGCTCGAAGGTCGGCAATGCCATCGTGGACTCGCCCCTGGTGCGGGCCGTGTCGTTCACCGGTTCCAACGACGTGGGCAACGCCCTCTACACCCAGGCCTCCAAGCGGGGCGCCAAGGTCACCTGCGAGATGGGCGGCAAGAACGCGGTCATCGTCTTGGCGGACGCCGATCTGGACAAGGCGGCGACGGCCATCCACGCCGGCGCGTTCGGCTCGACCGGCCAGCGCTGCACGGCCACGTCGCGGGTGATCGCCCACCCGTCGATCAAGGACGAGCTACTGGAACGCCTGGCCGACAAGGCTCGCAAGATCAAGGTGGGCCCGGGCCTCGACGAGAGCACCGACATGGGCCCGGCGGTGGACGAAAAGCAGTTCAAGACCGACCTCGACTACATCGCCATCGCAAAGGAAGAGGGCGCGCGGCTGGTCGTGGGCGGTGGCACGCCCAACGGCGGCAACGGCAAGGGCTTCTTCGTCGAAGCCACCATCTTCGACAACGTGGCGCCGACCATGCGCATCTTCCGCGAGGAGGTCTTCGGCCCGGTGCTGGCGGTCAGCACGGCGGACGGCCTGGACGAGGCCATCCGCATGGGCAACGCCGTGGAGTTCGGGCTCACGACGTCCATCTTCACCCGCGACCTCGATGCGGTGATGCGCTTCGTGGAAGAGGTCGAGACCGGCATGGTGCACGTCAACGAGCCCACCATCGGCGGCGAGGCGCAACTGCCCTTCGGCGGCACCAAGGCGACCGGCGTGGGCGAACGCGAGATGGCCGAGGAAGGCCTCAACTTCTTCACCGAGCTCAAGACCGTCTTCGTCAACTACTCGGGCCAGGCCGACCGGGTGATGATCCGGTAG